A genomic stretch from Ignavibacteriota bacterium includes:
- a CDS encoding DUF1905 domain-containing protein, giving the protein MKTLTFNAVITHAGGGGMYVVVPYDIEAEFGVKRLPARATFDGEPYRGTVLRMGTPNFMIPVLKNIRTKIGKGEGDTITVTITRDDEPRDVAVPDDFARALDRDTRARDFFDALSYTHRREYVMWIEEAKRSDTRERRIVKALEMLREGKKGR; this is encoded by the coding sequence ATGAAGACACTCACGTTCAACGCGGTCATCACACACGCCGGCGGCGGCGGCATGTATGTCGTCGTGCCATACGACATCGAGGCGGAGTTCGGTGTGAAGCGCCTGCCGGCGCGCGCCACCTTCGACGGCGAACCCTATCGCGGCACGGTGTTGCGCATGGGCACGCCAAACTTCATGATCCCTGTGCTCAAGAACATCCGCACAAAGATCGGCAAGGGCGAGGGCGACACGATCACCGTCACCATCACGCGCGACGACGAACCGCGCGACGTGGCGGTGCCGGATGATTTTGCGCGCGCGCTCGACCGTGACACACGCGCGCGGGATTTCTTCGACGCGCTCTCGTACACGCATCGTCGCGAGTACGTGATGTGGATTGAGGAGGCCAAGCGTTCCGACACGCGCGAGCGCCGCATCGTGAAGGCGCTCGAGATGCTGCGCGAGGGGAAGAAGGGACGGTAA
- a CDS encoding class I SAM-dependent RNA methyltransferase: MSTFADILSARVRATGARPAAGPEGACVDARGRVCTICHASTVSYADEKPLRTKALEEYVRKQRLRGQLAPLVAARTGRGYRVVTKRKAFRNGRHAVLGLIDRAPDGRSRPMAVLRCAIEPRAHGDVYRVVQEKLDKPYASPLAAVLLHVVVKGGEEEQTVLFSVNEISRDVAHALNTLSKSLTHELPSVVAVYLFLDESRGTHYLGTKHPRKQPEFRRVYGKADVQERLGDVSFFFHPLAFSQVHPAVSVLIAGTLAAQLEPGPTQTLYDFYCGYGFFTLILAPRVRHSIGVELSPHAVDSAIANARRLGRTNARFHRADVTAEVVQKIMHRAGPDDVVVLDPPRGGAAPGVIESIASRAPRRVAHLVCDIELLASDCARWTRSGYTVSSITPFDMFPGTDDIELLLILHPTQS; this comes from the coding sequence ATGAGTACTTTCGCTGACATTCTTTCCGCGCGTGTGCGCGCGACGGGCGCGCGGCCCGCGGCCGGACCCGAGGGCGCCTGTGTCGACGCGCGCGGACGCGTCTGCACCATCTGTCACGCGAGCACCGTCTCGTACGCCGACGAGAAACCGCTGCGGACGAAAGCGCTCGAGGAGTATGTGCGCAAGCAGCGCTTGCGCGGACAGCTCGCGCCGCTGGTCGCCGCGCGCACGGGACGCGGCTACCGTGTCGTCACCAAACGCAAGGCCTTCCGCAACGGACGCCACGCCGTGCTCGGCCTCATCGACCGCGCGCCCGACGGACGCTCGCGTCCCATGGCCGTGCTGCGCTGCGCCATCGAGCCGCGCGCGCACGGCGATGTGTACCGCGTCGTGCAGGAGAAACTCGACAAGCCCTACGCCTCGCCGCTGGCGGCGGTGCTGCTGCACGTCGTGGTGAAAGGCGGCGAGGAGGAACAGACCGTGCTCTTCAGCGTCAACGAAATATCGCGCGATGTGGCGCACGCGCTCAACACGCTGTCGAAATCGCTCACGCATGAACTGCCCTCGGTGGTCGCCGTGTACCTGTTCCTCGACGAATCGCGAGGCACGCACTATCTCGGCACCAAACACCCGCGCAAACAACCCGAGTTCCGTCGTGTGTACGGCAAGGCCGACGTGCAGGAGCGCTTGGGCGACGTCTCCTTCTTTTTTCATCCCCTCGCGTTTTCGCAGGTGCATCCCGCCGTCTCCGTGCTCATCGCCGGGACGCTTGCCGCGCAGCTCGAACCCGGACCGACGCAGACGCTCTACGACTTCTATTGCGGCTACGGCTTCTTCACGCTGATCCTTGCGCCGCGCGTGCGTCACAGCATCGGTGTGGAACTCTCGCCGCATGCGGTCGATTCGGCCATCGCAAACGCGCGGCGGCTCGGACGCACCAACGCGCGCTTCCACCGCGCCGACGTCACCGCCGAGGTCGTGCAAAAGATCATGCACCGCGCGGGGCCGGACGACGTGGTGGTGCTCGATCCGCCGCGCGGCGGCGCGGCGCCCGGTGTCATCGAAAGCATCGCCTCGCGCGCGCCGCGGCGCGTTGCGCACCTTGTGTGCGACATCGAACTGCTCGCATCCGATTGCGCGCGCTGGACGCGCAGCGGCTACACCGTGTCGTCGATCACACCCTTCGACATGTTCCCCGGCACCGACGACATCGAACTCCTCCTCATCCTCCATCCCACACAATCCTGA
- the aroC gene encoding chorismate synthase — MRGNSFGELLVVTTFGESHGEALGAVVDGCPAGVPLSIDDFSRALRRRRPGQSDITTQRDEADTPQILSGVFEGATLGTPIAVLVRNTDARSGDYSRDTYRAGHADSVWEDKFGVRDYRGGGRASGRETIGRVIGGVVASRLLPAATRIVGFSRRIGAIEVPEIPSELTADFVDTFTSRCPDAETDAAIRADLLRCRETGESRGGLAEIWIDNPPAGLGEPVFRKTKAVLASAFASLGAVTGVEFGDGFSDTVLPGSVYHAEGDTRGYSPRAAGIQGGITNGQRIIVRAAIKPVSTVGTTAVTGRHDPCIVPRIIPVLEAMAALALADLYLARRLDRSDE, encoded by the coding sequence ATGCGCGGAAACTCCTTCGGTGAACTGCTCGTTGTCACCACCTTCGGTGAATCACACGGTGAAGCCCTCGGCGCGGTCGTCGACGGCTGCCCCGCCGGCGTGCCGCTCTCGATCGACGATTTCTCGCGCGCTCTGCGACGCCGACGCCCCGGCCAATCCGACATCACGACACAGCGCGATGAAGCCGATACGCCGCAGATACTGAGCGGCGTGTTCGAGGGCGCCACACTCGGAACCCCCATCGCGGTGCTGGTGCGGAATACCGATGCGCGGAGCGGCGACTACAGCCGCGACACCTACCGCGCAGGTCATGCCGATTCGGTGTGGGAGGATAAATTCGGCGTGCGCGATTATCGTGGCGGAGGCCGCGCGTCGGGTCGTGAAACCATCGGCCGTGTGATCGGTGGTGTTGTCGCGTCGCGTCTACTCCCCGCCGCGACACGTATCGTCGGTTTCTCGCGCCGCATCGGCGCGATCGAGGTCCCCGAAATTCCTTCGGAACTGACAGCGGATTTTGTCGATACATTCACATCGCGCTGCCCCGACGCCGAGACCGACGCCGCCATCCGCGCGGATCTGCTGCGCTGCCGCGAGACCGGCGAATCGCGCGGCGGTCTGGCCGAAATCTGGATCGACAATCCGCCTGCGGGTCTCGGCGAGCCGGTGTTTCGAAAAACGAAAGCCGTCCTTGCCTCCGCATTCGCGAGTCTCGGCGCCGTGACCGGTGTGGAATTCGGCGACGGCTTCTCCGATACGGTGCTGCCCGGCAGCGTATACCACGCGGAAGGCGACACGCGCGGGTACTCGCCGCGCGCGGCCGGCATACAGGGCGGAATAACCAACGGGCAGCGCATCATCGTGCGCGCCGCAATCAAACCCGTGAGCACCGTGGGCACGACGGCCGTGACGGGACGACATGATCCCTGCATCGTGCCGCGCATCATCCCCGTGCTCGAGGCAATGGCGGCGCTTGCGCTTGCCGATCTGTATCTCGCGCGCCGCCTCGACCGCTCCGACGAATAA
- a CDS encoding ATP-dependent 6-phosphofructokinase has product MARTTSARGKDAPLARIAINTGGGDAPGLNAVIRAVVLSAINRGIDVVGIRDGYNGLLAPKLYAGGGLVKLTRNSVRGITHLGGTILGTTNKGNPLRFPVRQRNGSYIETDRSDELLAAFARHHIDALIAIGGDGSLSIANALAKKGLRVVGVPKTIDNDLDKTVVTFGFDTAVEFATECLDRLHSTAEAHRRIMVVEVMGRYAGWIALHAGVSGTADAILIPEIPYDIQKVAEKTVARRRAGRHFSIIVVAEGAKPVGGTHSVIGKQIGQAERLGGAAETIAKQLQEMTGQETRHVVLGHLQRGGTPTTSDRLISLRFGAAAVRALDEGRSGVMVALDPPVVRYVPLAQATRRMKTVPVQSDTMLTARDLGICFGD; this is encoded by the coding sequence ATGGCACGAACCACTTCCGCGCGCGGCAAAGACGCGCCTCTCGCACGCATTGCGATCAACACCGGCGGCGGCGACGCGCCCGGTCTCAACGCGGTGATACGCGCCGTCGTGCTTAGCGCGATCAATCGCGGCATCGACGTGGTGGGCATACGCGATGGATATAACGGACTCCTCGCTCCGAAATTATATGCGGGCGGCGGACTCGTGAAGCTCACGCGCAATTCCGTCCGCGGCATCACGCATCTCGGCGGCACGATACTCGGCACGACCAACAAGGGCAATCCTCTGCGCTTCCCCGTGCGGCAGAGGAACGGATCGTACATCGAGACCGACCGTTCCGACGAACTGCTTGCCGCCTTCGCGCGGCATCACATCGACGCGCTCATCGCGATAGGCGGCGACGGATCGCTGTCGATCGCGAACGCGCTCGCGAAGAAGGGCCTGCGCGTGGTCGGCGTGCCGAAGACCATCGACAACGATCTCGACAAGACCGTCGTCACCTTCGGCTTCGACACCGCCGTGGAATTCGCCACCGAGTGTCTCGACCGCCTGCACTCCACCGCCGAGGCGCACCGCCGCATCATGGTGGTGGAGGTGATGGGACGTTACGCCGGATGGATCGCGTTGCACGCGGGCGTGTCAGGCACGGCCGACGCGATTCTTATTCCGGAGATCCCCTACGACATTCAGAAGGTCGCGGAGAAAACCGTCGCGCGGCGTCGCGCCGGACGGCATTTCTCGATCATCGTTGTCGCCGAAGGCGCAAAACCCGTGGGCGGCACACACTCGGTGATCGGCAAACAGATCGGCCAGGCCGAACGTCTCGGCGGCGCCGCCGAAACCATCGCGAAACAACTGCAGGAAATGACGGGACAGGAGACGCGCCATGTGGTGCTCGGACATCTGCAGCGCGGTGGTACTCCCACCACATCCGACCGCCTCATCTCTCTGCGCTTCGGCGCCGCGGCCGTGCGCGCGCTCGACGAGGGACGCAGTGGCGTGATGGTGGCGCTCGATCCTCCCGTCGTGCGCTATGTGCCCCTCGCGCAGGCCACACGCAGGATGAAGACGGTGCCCGTGCAGAGCGACACCATGCTGACCGCGCGTGATCTCGGCATCTGCTTCGGCGACTGA